A genomic window from Synechococcus sp. CBW1107 includes:
- a CDS encoding translation initiation factor, which translates to MGKGGWQEFSAAASTARPAAADAAVPPRPQQRVRVQRTKAGKGGKTVTVITGLEICEADSRALLKRLKATAGSGGTLKDGVIELQGDQVTTCLETLTAEGFRPRQAGG; encoded by the coding sequence ATGGGCAAGGGAGGCTGGCAGGAATTCAGCGCCGCGGCGAGCACCGCCCGGCCGGCGGCTGCGGATGCAGCGGTTCCACCCCGGCCGCAGCAACGGGTGCGGGTGCAGCGCACCAAGGCGGGCAAGGGAGGGAAGACCGTGACAGTCATCACCGGCCTCGAGATCTGTGAGGCCGACTCCCGGGCCCTGCTCAAGCGGCTCAAGGCCACAGCCGGCAGCGGCGGCACCCTCAAGGACGGCGTGATCGAGCTGCAGGGGGATCAGGTGACCACCTGCCTGGAGACGCTCACGGCGGAAGGCTTCCGGCCCCGGCAGGCGGGTGGCTGA
- the cysC gene encoding adenylyl-sulfate kinase: protein MTSSRTDSKATNIVWHEASVNRDSRASQRGHRSAILWFTGLSGAGKSTLANAVNVELFRRGLATYLLDGDNVRHGLCKDLGFSDADREENIRRIGEVAKLFLDAGVITLTAFVSPFRADRDRARALVESGDFIEIHCAADLAVCEQRDPKGLYAKARAGVIKEFTGISSPYEAPESPELLVDTGGRLEENVAQVISYLERQGLIAEG from the coding sequence ATGACCAGTTCTCGCACCGACAGCAAAGCCACCAACATCGTCTGGCATGAGGCCTCGGTGAACCGCGACTCCCGCGCCAGCCAGCGCGGCCACCGCAGCGCGATCCTCTGGTTCACGGGACTCTCCGGTGCTGGCAAGAGCACCCTGGCCAACGCCGTGAACGTGGAGCTGTTCCGGCGGGGGCTGGCCACCTACCTGCTTGATGGCGACAACGTGCGCCATGGCCTCTGCAAGGACCTGGGGTTCTCCGATGCCGACCGGGAAGAGAACATCCGCCGCATCGGCGAGGTGGCCAAGCTCTTCCTCGACGCCGGCGTGATCACCCTCACAGCCTTCGTGTCGCCCTTCCGGGCCGACCGCGACCGGGCCAGGGCCCTGGTGGAGAGCGGCGATTTCATCGAGATCCACTGCGCCGCCGATCTGGCGGTCTGCGAGCAGCGGGATCCCAAGGGGCTGTACGCCAAGGCCCGTGCCGGCGTGATCAAGGAGTTCACCGGCATCTCCAGCCCCTACGAGGCCCCGGAGTCCCCTGAGCTGCTGGTCGACACCGGCGGCAGGCTGGAGGAGAACGTGGCCCAGGTGATCAGCTATCTGGAGCGTCAGGGGTTGATCGCGGAGGGCTGA
- a CDS encoding AI-2E family transporter, with protein sequence MIRPAPFTAWQRLGLALPLLVLNFWVLRQLLLPLAPFPALFLTAALIAFLLDLPSRWLTGRGLPRPLALALVLGVGLLVLVLVALWIIPLLVEQLADLLTALPGWFVEAENLLTQAQAWAVEHGLPADFGDLSSALLTRSTQYASQLSQKLLGLLGATLTLTINSVIVIVLAIFLLLGGESISLGLARWLPASWREMALGTVNRTFRGYFGGQVILALILSAAQIVVFTLLGIPYGVLFAVAIGFTTLIPYASAFTIVLVSLLLALEDPSTGLEVLAVAIAVGQVVDQVIQPRLMGKIVGLQPAWLLLSLPVGARIGSLLGLGDLLGLLLAVPVASCLKAFLDEVARRLGLPEPELLLRQGAMDRLLSPPRSTPDAPDS encoded by the coding sequence ATGATCCGCCCGGCCCCCTTCACCGCCTGGCAGAGGCTGGGCCTGGCCTTGCCCCTGCTGGTGCTCAATTTCTGGGTGCTGCGTCAGCTGTTGCTGCCGCTTGCACCCTTCCCGGCACTGTTCCTCACCGCGGCGCTGATTGCCTTCCTGCTCGATCTTCCCAGCCGCTGGCTGACGGGCCGAGGCCTGCCCCGGCCCCTGGCCCTTGCCCTGGTGCTGGGAGTGGGCCTGCTGGTGCTGGTGCTGGTGGCCCTCTGGATCATTCCCCTGCTGGTGGAGCAGCTCGCGGATCTGCTCACGGCCTTGCCGGGCTGGTTTGTGGAGGCGGAAAACCTGCTCACCCAGGCTCAGGCCTGGGCGGTGGAGCATGGTCTGCCGGCGGATTTCGGCGACCTCAGCAGTGCCCTGCTGACGCGCTCCACCCAGTACGCCTCCCAGCTGAGTCAGAAGCTGCTCGGACTGCTCGGCGCCACCCTCACCCTGACGATCAACAGCGTGATCGTAATCGTTCTGGCCATCTTCCTGCTGCTGGGAGGCGAGTCGATCAGCCTCGGCCTGGCTCGCTGGTTGCCGGCCAGCTGGCGGGAGATGGCGCTGGGCACCGTGAACCGCACCTTCCGCGGGTACTTCGGCGGCCAGGTGATCCTTGCGCTGATTCTGAGCGCAGCCCAGATCGTGGTCTTCACCCTGCTGGGAATCCCCTATGGCGTGCTGTTCGCCGTGGCGATCGGGTTCACCACCCTGATCCCCTATGCCAGTGCCTTCACCATCGTGCTGGTCAGCCTGTTGCTGGCGCTGGAGGATCCCAGCACCGGCCTGGAGGTGCTGGCCGTGGCGATCGCCGTGGGCCAGGTGGTCGACCAGGTGATCCAGCCCAGGTTGATGGGCAAGATCGTGGGATTGCAGCCGGCCTGGCTGCTGCTCAGCCTGCCGGTCGGGGCCCGGATCGGCAGCCTGCTGGGCCTCGGCGACCTGCTGGGCCTGCTGCTGGCGGTGCCGGTGGCCAGTTGCCTCAAGGCGTTCCTTGATGAGGTGGCCCGTCGCCTCGGTCTGCCCGAGCCGGAACTTCTCCTCAGGCAGGGGGCCATGGATCGACTGCTCAGCCCTCCGCGATCAACCCCTGACGCTCCAGATAGCTGA
- a CDS encoding glycosyltransferase family 39 protein, with amino-acid sequence MQVSSSATGSGAARRPPAAAWIWWLLLFCAGALSRWLTRTELVQAWDAGNFVLALTDFDLDRHQPHLPGCFWWLINLGRLSLPLTGGNGVAALELVNVLVSAAALPFGWILARRWGGQRAAWWMVVLLFSSPLLWFYSSQPLSYGTELGWVMAIACCAWFVAEGDPRFLPPLALLMATAGGIRPNTPLFLFPLVLVCCLRGCRRGLRPWRLLVAVALGLGVLVWWGLAFLDEAGGPGPFWSQLMAWKGDHAQQASDRGVLGNGWLLIRTVALTAPAGLGLALGTSWAGPAAQAAGPPPRQVRLWRRWFMALWVTPSALYLLMVHFTRMGHATTILPAVLLLLAARLAERADGDGALSWPRPLLLVLTLQCALFLLVPGDRFLENLRSYDHEWGLAIRAVKRFDPATTLVVVAGRSDRRAYRLPSVHLPAYDHGEADLVLDQRDESIEVRPPLRRVVMIDRGLSVQPGDVPGGRFEQLIPGRLQLIEVAVPPSGLEVFRRKVKPLPSDAPDPATADPSS; translated from the coding sequence ATGCAAGTGTCGAGCTCGGCAACAGGCTCTGGGGCGGCCCGACGGCCACCGGCGGCCGCCTGGATCTGGTGGCTTCTGCTGTTCTGCGCTGGAGCTCTCAGCCGCTGGCTCACCCGCACGGAGCTTGTGCAGGCCTGGGATGCCGGCAATTTCGTGCTGGCTCTCACCGACTTCGACCTCGACCGCCACCAGCCACACCTGCCCGGCTGCTTCTGGTGGCTGATCAACCTCGGACGCCTGAGTCTGCCACTCACCGGAGGCAACGGGGTGGCGGCCCTGGAGCTGGTGAACGTCCTGGTGTCGGCCGCGGCTCTGCCCTTCGGCTGGATCCTGGCCCGGCGCTGGGGGGGCCAACGGGCCGCCTGGTGGATGGTGGTGCTGCTGTTCAGCAGTCCCCTGCTCTGGTTTTACTCCAGCCAGCCTCTCAGCTACGGCACCGAGCTGGGCTGGGTCATGGCGATCGCCTGCTGTGCCTGGTTCGTGGCCGAGGGGGATCCGCGCTTCCTGCCCCCCCTGGCGCTTCTGATGGCCACCGCCGGCGGCATCCGGCCGAACACCCCGCTGTTTCTGTTCCCCCTGGTGCTGGTGTGCTGCCTCAGGGGCTGCCGCCGGGGCCTGCGGCCCTGGCGGCTGCTGGTGGCCGTGGCCCTCGGCCTCGGGGTGCTGGTGTGGTGGGGCCTGGCCTTTCTGGACGAGGCGGGCGGCCCGGGACCATTCTGGTCGCAGCTGATGGCCTGGAAAGGCGACCATGCCCAGCAGGCTTCCGACCGAGGAGTGCTCGGCAACGGCTGGTTGCTGATCCGCACGGTGGCGCTCACGGCTCCGGCTGGTCTGGGCCTGGCTCTGGGCACCAGCTGGGCAGGCCCGGCCGCCCAGGCCGCTGGGCCGCCACCCCGGCAGGTGCGGCTCTGGCGGCGCTGGTTCATGGCCCTCTGGGTGACCCCCTCGGCGCTCTACCTGCTGATGGTGCATTTCACCCGCATGGGGCATGCCACCACCATTCTCCCGGCCGTGCTGCTGCTGCTGGCCGCGCGCCTGGCGGAGCGGGCCGACGGGGACGGTGCTCTGAGCTGGCCCCGTCCCCTGCTGCTGGTTCTCACGTTGCAATGCGCCCTGTTCCTGCTGGTGCCCGGTGATCGCTTCCTCGAAAATCTGCGCTCCTACGATCACGAGTGGGGACTGGCGATCCGAGCGGTGAAGCGCTTCGATCCGGCGACCACCCTTGTGGTGGTGGCCGGCCGCTCCGACCGCCGGGCCTACCGCCTTCCCTCGGTGCATCTCCCCGCGTATGACCATGGTGAGGCCGATCTGGTGCTCGACCAACGGGACGAGAGCATCGAGGTGCGCCCGCCTCTGCGACGGGTGGTGATGATCGACCGCGGGCTCTCGGTGCAGCCGGGCGATGTGCCGGGCGGGCGGTTCGAGCAGCTGATTCCCGGACGGCTTCAGCTGATCGAGGTGGCCGTGCCCCCCTCGGGTCTTGAGGTGTTCCGCCGGAAGGTGAAGCCCCTGCCCTCAGATGCGCCGGACCCGGCGACAGCGGATCCCTCGTCATGA
- the purE gene encoding 5-(carboxyamino)imidazole ribonucleotide mutase, with the protein MGSDSDLPTMQPAVKVLENFGVVVEVRVLSAHRTPREMVHFAEAAAGRGLKVIVAGAGGAAHLPGMVAALTTLPVIGVPVLSRALSGVDSLHSIVQMPAGIPVATVAIGNGTNAGLLAVQILATADPALAEQLRQHRLQLHDQVCAKDARLQDLGSTAYLAAMEG; encoded by the coding sequence ATGGGCAGCGATTCCGACCTGCCGACGATGCAGCCGGCGGTGAAGGTGCTCGAGAACTTCGGCGTGGTCGTGGAGGTGCGGGTGCTCTCGGCCCATCGCACCCCACGGGAGATGGTGCACTTCGCGGAAGCCGCCGCCGGCCGGGGCCTCAAGGTGATCGTGGCGGGGGCCGGCGGCGCCGCCCACCTGCCGGGAATGGTGGCGGCGCTCACCACCCTGCCGGTGATCGGTGTGCCGGTGCTGAGCAGGGCTCTCTCGGGGGTGGATTCGCTCCATTCGATCGTTCAGATGCCGGCCGGGATCCCCGTGGCCACCGTGGCCATCGGTAATGGCACCAATGCCGGTCTGCTGGCGGTCCAGATCCTGGCCACAGCCGATCCGGCCCTGGCCGAGCAGCTCAGGCAGCATCGTCTGCAGCTCCATGATCAGGTCTGTGCCAAGGACGCCCGCCTGCAGGATCTCGGGAGCACGGCCTATCTGGCTGCCATGGAGGGCTGA
- a CDS encoding N-acetylglucosamine-6-phosphate deacetylase, with protein MTVRWISNVRLPEASTGRHGSERHWRLGVDSRGLIVRVVPVEAGSCAAGLDWAGDWISPTGVDLQINGGLGLAFPELEPADLPRLLELLELLWADGVEAICPTLVTCAVPPLRQALAVLRQARLQHRPGRCQLLGAHLEGPFLAAVRRGAHPEAHLAVPSLEALQERISGYEQEIALVTLAPELEGADAVIAALRQHGIVVSLGHSAATEAEAGRAFAAGVGMLTHVFNAMPDLHRRAPGPVAAALLRGNVALGLIADGVHVAPSMAVLLQRLAPEQVLLVSDALGPYGLTEGRHRWDERVLLVEDGSCRLEDGTLAGVTLPLLEGVTRLARWSGEPGRAIAAATLVPRRVLGERRTLPQLLLGRPLNETLRWRAGADGEVRWQRGSEAAP; from the coding sequence ATGACCGTGCGCTGGATCAGCAACGTCCGTCTGCCCGAGGCGTCGACGGGCCGCCATGGTTCCGAGCGGCACTGGCGCCTCGGGGTGGACAGCCGGGGTCTGATCGTCCGGGTGGTGCCAGTCGAGGCCGGCAGCTGTGCCGCCGGCCTCGACTGGGCCGGCGACTGGATCAGCCCGACGGGAGTGGATCTGCAGATCAACGGAGGCCTGGGCCTGGCCTTCCCCGAGCTGGAGCCGGCCGACCTGCCGCGGCTGCTGGAGCTGCTGGAGCTGCTCTGGGCCGATGGGGTGGAGGCGATCTGTCCGACCCTGGTGACCTGCGCCGTGCCTCCCCTGCGCCAGGCGCTGGCCGTGCTGCGACAGGCCCGCCTCCAGCACCGGCCCGGGCGCTGTCAGCTGCTGGGCGCCCATCTGGAGGGTCCCTTCCTGGCAGCGGTGCGACGCGGCGCCCACCCCGAGGCCCACCTGGCGGTCCCCAGCCTTGAGGCCCTGCAGGAGCGGATCAGCGGCTATGAGCAGGAGATCGCCCTGGTGACTCTGGCTCCCGAACTCGAGGGGGCCGATGCCGTGATCGCCGCCCTCCGTCAGCACGGCATCGTGGTGAGCCTCGGCCACAGCGCGGCCACGGAGGCAGAAGCCGGGCGGGCGTTCGCGGCGGGGGTGGGCATGCTCACCCATGTCTTCAATGCCATGCCCGACCTGCACCGCCGAGCCCCCGGTCCGGTGGCGGCGGCGCTGCTGCGCGGCAATGTGGCTCTCGGCCTGATCGCCGATGGGGTGCATGTGGCCCCCTCGATGGCGGTTCTGCTGCAGCGGCTGGCCCCTGAGCAGGTGCTGCTGGTGAGCGACGCGCTCGGACCGTATGGCCTGACTGAGGGGCGCCACCGCTGGGATGAACGGGTGCTGCTGGTGGAAGACGGCAGCTGCCGGCTGGAGGACGGCACCCTGGCGGGCGTGACCCTGCCCCTGCTGGAGGGGGTGACGCGCCTGGCCCGCTGGAGCGGTGAACCGGGCCGCGCAATCGCCGCCGCCACCCTCGTGCCCCGGCGTGTGCTGGGGGAGCGGCGGACGCTTCCCCAGCTGTTGCTTGGACGGCCCCTGAACGAAACCCTGCGCTGGCGGGCAGGAGCGGACGGGGAGGTGCGCTGGCAGCGCGGGTCCGAAGCGGCTCCTTAA
- the bchM gene encoding magnesium protoporphyrin IX methyltransferase gives MATSPAPDVGAKLAEKAEVRDYFNSTGFERWKRIYSDSDDVNKVQRNIRLGHQKTVDQVLEWLQEEGDLAQRSFCDAGCGVGSLSLPLARLGAGSIAASDLSEAMVEEARRRLEGSRLPAEQVQFSASDLESLQGRYDTVICLDVFIHYPQAAAEEMVRHLGGLAERRLIVSFAPYTPLLALLKSIGQLFPGPSKTTRAYTLREDGIVAAASEAGFQPRRRSLNQAPFYFSRLIEFERG, from the coding sequence ATGGCCACCTCTCCAGCGCCGGACGTCGGCGCCAAGCTGGCCGAGAAGGCCGAAGTGCGCGACTACTTCAACAGCACGGGCTTCGAGCGCTGGAAGCGGATCTACAGCGACAGCGACGACGTCAACAAGGTGCAGCGCAACATCCGCCTGGGGCATCAGAAAACGGTGGATCAGGTTCTCGAGTGGCTGCAGGAGGAGGGCGATCTGGCCCAGCGCAGCTTCTGTGATGCCGGCTGCGGCGTCGGCAGCCTCAGCCTGCCCCTGGCCCGACTCGGGGCAGGCAGCATCGCCGCCAGTGACCTCTCCGAAGCCATGGTGGAGGAGGCCCGTCGTCGTCTGGAAGGCAGCCGGCTCCCCGCTGAGCAGGTGCAGTTCAGCGCCTCGGACCTGGAGAGCCTCCAGGGCAGGTACGACACGGTGATCTGCCTGGACGTGTTCATCCACTACCCCCAGGCCGCGGCCGAGGAGATGGTGCGTCACCTCGGCGGGCTGGCCGAACGGCGGCTGATCGTGAGTTTTGCCCCCTACACCCCCCTGCTGGCCCTGCTCAAATCGATCGGGCAGCTCTTCCCTGGGCCGAGCAAGACCACCCGTGCCTACACCCTGCGGGAGGACGGCATCGTTGCCGCCGCCTCCGAGGCCGGCTTCCAGCCCAGGCGCCGCAGCCTCAACCAGGCTCCATTCTATTTCTCACGCCTGATCGAATTCGAGCGCGGCTGA
- the gltB gene encoding glutamate synthase large subunit, producing MPLHRRSAWPHCDSPAPTEVAGEKDACGVGFLAQLSGEPSHWLLEQALRGLGCMEHRGGCGGDGDSGDGAGVLCGIPWSYLGEVWPESAQAAEGRRGLGMVFLPVAEPKRQEYKRLCEQAASLVGLRSLGWREVPVDPSVLGPLALQTAPRIEQWLVEGPEPGDALESQLFRCRRRAVDLVRAAPGGDPNDLYFASFSGRTLVYKGMVRSEVLSAFYADLRDRRFAVSFAVYHRRFSTNTLPRWPLAQPMRILGHNGEINTLLGNINWAQAAESHLDAVWGEAASDLKPVVNAAFSDSANLDAMLELMVRSGRPITDSLLTLVPEAFRQQPELESRPDVRAFYEYSACLQEPWDGPALLVFSDGRSVGATLDRNGLRPARYCITSDGLVVMGSETGVVEIDESRIVEKGRLGPGQMLAVDLEQGRLLQNWQVKEEAASRYPYAAWLQEHRRSLEPQPWRTEHQLGDLDLLRHQTAFGFTAEDLDLVIEEMAGQGKEPTYCMGDDIPLAVLSGKPHLLYDYFKQRFAQVTNPPIDPLREELVMSLEMHLGRRGSALRPEPSAASVLHLATPVLNESDLEALPHQGLATTTLTTLYGLDQGPAGLEAAVQRLCQAAEQAVQNGSQILVLSDRAAEGLSATTTFIPALLAVGAVHQHLLRLGVRLHCSLVIDTAQCWSTHHLACLIGFGASAVCPWLTWETTRHWLDHPKTRSLMERGKLPAIDAAKAQANVRKALEAGLRKILSKIGISLLASYHGAQIFEAIGIGADLIDLAFRGTTSRVAGLSLRDLANETLAFHAKAFPELNRTKLEFMGFVQYRSGGEFHLNSPEMAKALHAAVAAGPGYDHFATYRTLLENRPVTGLRDLLELRPSPTPLPIEQVESVESICSRFCTGGMSLGALSREAHEVLAVAMNRIGGKSNSGEGGEDPARYHPLTDVDEEGRSATLPTLRGLVPGDSACSAIKQVASGRFGVTPEYLRSGQQLEIKVAQGAKPGEGGQLPGPKVDAYIGWLRNSKPGVALISPPPHHDIYSIEDLAQLIHDLHQVHPTAKVSVKLVAEIGIGTIAAGVAKANADVIQISGHDGGTGASPLSSIKHAGSPWELGLSEVHRSLLANGLRNRVLLRADGGLKTGWDVVMAALLGAEEYGFGSVAMIAEGCIMARVCHTNNCPVGVATQKEALRKRFTGLPEHVVNFFLYVAEEVRQLLSVLGVARLDDLIGRVELLHPRQVALAKTSALDLTCLLAPLPGSDDRSWLRHDSHAHGNGVILEDQLLADPEVLAAIEQHGHVARRLTIVNTDRSVGARLAGELAARHGNKGFEGLLDFCFEGAAGQSFGAFTLQGMNLRLEGDANDYVGKGINGGRITVVPSAATRDPGNQVILGNTCLYGATGGELFALGRAGERFAVRNSGARTVVEGCGDHCCEYMTGGVVVVLGSTGRNVAAGMTGGVAFLLDEEDALGGLLNPEIVSVHPLETPEQEQLIKPLLEAHLEVTGSRRAAEILANWPQWRSRFKVLVPPSEVATVGLLEREKLAMAT from the coding sequence ATGCCTCTTCATCGCCGCTCTGCTTGGCCCCATTGCGACAGTCCGGCGCCCACGGAGGTCGCGGGTGAGAAGGATGCCTGCGGGGTTGGCTTTCTGGCCCAGCTGAGCGGTGAGCCCAGTCACTGGCTGCTGGAGCAGGCCCTGCGCGGCCTGGGCTGCATGGAGCACCGCGGCGGCTGCGGCGGCGACGGCGATTCCGGCGACGGCGCCGGGGTGCTCTGCGGCATTCCCTGGAGCTACCTGGGGGAGGTCTGGCCTGAATCCGCCCAGGCGGCGGAAGGTCGCCGGGGCCTGGGGATGGTCTTCCTGCCGGTCGCGGAGCCGAAACGCCAGGAGTACAAGCGCCTGTGTGAGCAGGCGGCCTCCCTGGTGGGTCTGCGCAGCCTGGGCTGGCGTGAGGTGCCCGTGGATCCCTCGGTTCTCGGACCCCTTGCGCTTCAGACCGCCCCACGCATCGAGCAGTGGCTGGTGGAAGGCCCCGAGCCGGGCGATGCGCTCGAATCCCAGCTGTTCCGCTGCCGGCGCCGGGCCGTCGATCTGGTGCGGGCCGCTCCGGGCGGTGATCCCAACGACCTCTACTTCGCCTCCTTCAGCGGCCGGACCCTTGTGTATAAGGGCATGGTGCGCTCCGAGGTGCTGTCGGCCTTCTATGCCGATCTGCGTGATCGGCGTTTCGCGGTGAGTTTCGCGGTCTATCACCGCCGTTTCAGCACCAACACCCTGCCGCGATGGCCCCTGGCCCAGCCGATGCGGATCCTGGGTCACAACGGGGAGATCAACACCCTGCTGGGGAACATCAACTGGGCCCAGGCGGCCGAGTCCCATCTCGATGCGGTCTGGGGTGAGGCAGCCTCCGACCTCAAGCCCGTGGTCAATGCCGCCTTCAGTGATTCGGCCAATCTCGACGCCATGCTCGAGCTGATGGTTCGCAGTGGCCGACCGATCACCGACAGCCTGCTGACCCTGGTGCCGGAAGCGTTCCGCCAGCAGCCCGAGCTGGAGTCCCGCCCGGATGTCCGGGCCTTCTACGAGTATTCCGCCTGTCTGCAGGAGCCCTGGGACGGTCCGGCCCTGCTGGTGTTCAGCGACGGCCGCAGTGTGGGCGCGACCCTTGATCGCAACGGACTGCGCCCCGCCCGCTATTGCATCACCAGCGATGGCCTCGTGGTGATGGGGTCGGAAACCGGGGTGGTGGAGATCGACGAAAGCCGCATCGTCGAGAAGGGCCGCCTCGGTCCCGGCCAGATGCTGGCGGTGGACCTCGAGCAGGGCCGGCTGCTGCAGAACTGGCAGGTGAAGGAGGAAGCGGCCTCCCGCTATCCCTATGCCGCCTGGCTGCAGGAACATCGTCGCTCGCTCGAGCCCCAGCCCTGGCGCACGGAGCATCAGCTCGGCGACCTCGACCTCCTCCGCCATCAGACCGCCTTCGGCTTCACCGCCGAGGATCTGGATCTGGTGATCGAGGAGATGGCCGGCCAGGGCAAGGAACCCACCTACTGCATGGGCGACGACATCCCCCTGGCGGTGCTCTCGGGCAAGCCCCACCTTCTCTACGACTACTTCAAGCAGCGCTTCGCCCAGGTCACCAATCCTCCGATCGATCCGCTCCGCGAGGAGCTGGTGATGAGCCTGGAGATGCACCTGGGGCGGCGAGGATCGGCCCTGCGGCCGGAGCCCTCGGCCGCCTCGGTGCTCCACCTGGCCACGCCTGTTCTCAACGAATCCGACCTGGAGGCCCTGCCCCACCAGGGCCTGGCCACCACCACCCTCACCACCCTCTATGGGCTGGATCAGGGGCCAGCTGGCCTGGAGGCCGCTGTGCAGCGTCTCTGTCAGGCGGCGGAGCAGGCGGTGCAAAACGGCAGCCAGATCCTGGTGCTCTCCGATCGGGCCGCCGAGGGACTGAGCGCCACCACCACCTTCATCCCGGCGCTGCTGGCCGTAGGCGCTGTCCACCAGCATCTGCTCAGGCTGGGGGTGCGCCTGCACTGCTCCCTGGTGATCGACACGGCCCAGTGCTGGAGCACCCACCACCTGGCCTGCCTGATCGGTTTCGGCGCCAGCGCCGTCTGCCCCTGGCTCACCTGGGAGACCACCCGCCACTGGCTGGACCACCCCAAGACCCGCTCCCTGATGGAGCGCGGCAAGCTGCCGGCGATCGATGCCGCCAAGGCCCAGGCCAACGTGCGCAAGGCCCTGGAGGCCGGCCTGCGCAAGATCCTCTCCAAGATCGGCATCTCGCTGCTCGCCAGCTACCACGGCGCCCAGATCTTCGAGGCCATCGGCATCGGCGCCGATCTGATCGACCTGGCCTTCCGCGGCACCACCAGCCGGGTGGCAGGCCTCAGCCTGCGTGATCTCGCCAACGAAACCCTGGCGTTCCACGCCAAGGCCTTCCCCGAGCTCAACCGCACCAAGCTCGAGTTCATGGGCTTCGTGCAGTACCGCTCCGGTGGTGAGTTCCACCTCAACAGCCCGGAGATGGCCAAGGCCCTGCATGCGGCGGTGGCCGCCGGTCCCGGCTACGACCATTTCGCCACCTACCGCACCCTGCTGGAGAACCGTCCGGTCACAGGCCTGCGCGACCTGCTGGAGCTGCGCCCCTCCCCCACCCCCCTGCCGATCGAGCAGGTGGAGAGCGTGGAGAGCATCTGCAGCCGGTTCTGCACCGGTGGCATGAGCCTTGGGGCCCTGTCCCGTGAGGCCCACGAGGTGCTGGCGGTGGCCATGAACCGGATCGGCGGCAAGAGCAACAGTGGGGAGGGAGGAGAGGATCCGGCTCGCTACCACCCGCTCACCGATGTCGACGAGGAGGGCCGCTCCGCCACCCTGCCCACGCTTCGGGGCCTCGTGCCCGGTGACAGTGCCTGCTCGGCCATCAAGCAGGTGGCCTCGGGGCGTTTCGGCGTCACTCCGGAGTACCTGCGCAGTGGGCAGCAACTCGAGATCAAGGTGGCCCAGGGGGCCAAGCCCGGTGAAGGGGGCCAGCTGCCCGGTCCCAAGGTCGATGCCTACATCGGCTGGCTGCGCAACAGCAAGCCCGGTGTGGCGCTGATCTCCCCGCCGCCCCACCACGACATCTATTCCATCGAGGATCTGGCCCAGCTGATCCACGATCTGCACCAGGTCCATCCGACCGCCAAGGTGTCGGTGAAGCTGGTGGCCGAGATCGGCATCGGCACGATCGCCGCCGGCGTGGCCAAGGCCAATGCCGATGTGATTCAGATCTCCGGCCATGACGGCGGCACGGGAGCGTCGCCCCTGAGCTCGATCAAGCACGCGGGCAGCCCCTGGGAGCTGGGGCTCTCGGAAGTGCACCGCAGCCTCCTCGCGAACGGACTGCGCAACCGGGTGCTGCTGCGGGCCGACGGTGGGCTCAAGACCGGCTGGGACGTCGTGATGGCGGCCCTGCTCGGCGCCGAGGAATACGGATTCGGTTCGGTGGCCATGATCGCCGAGGGCTGCATCATGGCCCGTGTCTGCCACACCAACAATTGCCCGGTAGGGGTGGCCACCCAGAAGGAGGCCCTGCGCAAGCGCTTCACCGGCCTGCCGGAGCACGTGGTCAATTTCTTCCTCTACGTGGCTGAGGAAGTGCGCCAGTTGCTGAGCGTGCTCGGCGTGGCCCGTCTGGACGACCTGATCGGCCGGGTGGAGCTGCTGCATCCCCGGCAGGTGGCTCTGGCCAAGACCAGCGCCCTCGATCTCACCTGTCTTCTGGCCCCGCTGCCCGGTTCCGACGACCGCAGCTGGTTGCGCCATGACAGCCACGCCCACGGCAATGGAGTGATCCTCGAGGATCAGCTTCTGGCTGATCCCGAGGTGCTCGCGGCCATCGAGCAGCACGGGCACGTGGCCCGTCGCCTGACGATTGTGAACACCGATCGCAGTGTCGGGGCCCGCCTGGCTGGAGAGCTGGCTGCCCGCCACGGCAACAAGGGGTTCGAGGGCCTGCTGGATTTCTGCTTCGAGGGTGCCGCCGGCCAGAGTTTCGGCGCTTTCACCCTGCAGGGCATGAACCTGCGCCTCGAGGGGGATGCCAACGACTACGTCGGCAAGGGCATCAACGGCGGCCGCATCACGGTTGTGCCTTCGGCCGCAACCCGTGATCCCGGCAACCAGGTCATCCTGGGCAATACCTGCCTCTATGGCGCCACCGGGGGCGAGCTGTTCGCCCTCGGGCGGGCCGGGGAACGCTTCGCCGTTCGCAACAGCGGCGCGCGCACCGTGGTCGAAGGTTGCGGAGACCACTGCTGCGAATACATGACCGGTGGGGTGGTCGTTGTCCTGGGCAGCACGGGACGCAACGTGGCTGCGGGCATGACAGGGGGTGTGGCCTTCCTCCTGGACGAGGAGGACGCGCTGGGAGGGCTCCTCAATCCCGAGATCGTCTCGGTCCATCCGCTGGAGACCCCCGAGCAGGAGCAACTGATCAAACCTCTGCTGGAGGCCCACCTCGAAGTCACCGGCAGCCGCCGGGCGGCCGAGATCCTGGCGAACTGGCCGCAGTGGCGCTCACGCTTCAAGGTTCTTGTTCCCCCCAGCGAGGTGGCCACGGTGGGCCTGCTGGAGCGCGAGAAACTGGCTATGGCCACCTGA